One window of Betaproteobacteria bacterium genomic DNA carries:
- a CDS encoding CHASE2 domain-containing protein: MAIRGGDWLASAPRALVLIYGGLCLTLAGVILQTADFGQELGRDFGLRLLFRLRGTLPPPDRVSVVSINDSAAQRMGLPAAIGPYQRCEDLKIGALPPAHRQLPPASRVADWPRCVHARLVDALHAMGASTIVFDLTFRERDPFVVDGEDVRATQDEQLAGAMRQAKNVFLATKVYETLDQANPQLSSGLSNINAATLTQAIRREALGIGPYHIADVKPPYGRVYLYSKPDTPRPSVLVLAMLFQLRQAYPDVLREISGGTSPAWGLPATQAELFVPGELEATTLQLRQLLRSPGNGVPRYGRTTKSAESAAQRWISTLASEPVIQTNFYGPPGTLDTLSYEDLLLPAASEAMKKKIKGRAVFIGYSESARPEQLDHFESYFARGDGVHFSGVELAATVFANLLDGSQLRRAPTALALFIVALLAFVPLGISLYWPTAMGFLAAAGTGAVYLVAALVLFRAHNSWLPIVIPLGIVEQQPYSPIACVMKKHANYWVDSLRIKT, translated from the coding sequence ATGGCGATCCGAGGGGGGGATTGGCTGGCATCGGCGCCCAGAGCGCTGGTCCTCATTTATGGGGGACTGTGCCTTACCCTTGCCGGCGTCATTCTTCAGACCGCCGACTTTGGACAAGAGCTAGGCCGGGATTTCGGCTTGAGGCTTCTGTTTCGATTGCGTGGCACGCTGCCGCCCCCGGATCGCGTGTCCGTGGTGTCCATCAACGATTCCGCGGCCCAGCGCATGGGTCTCCCCGCGGCTATTGGCCCGTACCAACGTTGCGAGGATCTGAAAATTGGCGCACTTCCCCCGGCCCACCGGCAGCTGCCGCCCGCCTCGCGCGTCGCCGATTGGCCCCGGTGCGTCCACGCCAGGCTGGTGGATGCGCTCCATGCGATGGGAGCCAGCACCATCGTATTCGACCTTACCTTTCGCGAGCGAGATCCATTCGTGGTGGATGGCGAGGATGTTCGCGCCACGCAAGATGAGCAATTGGCCGGCGCCATGCGCCAAGCGAAGAATGTCTTCCTGGCCACCAAAGTCTATGAGACTCTTGACCAGGCCAACCCACAACTGTCGTCCGGCTTATCGAACATCAACGCGGCGACGCTGACACAAGCGATCCGCCGGGAGGCCCTCGGGATTGGGCCTTATCATATCGCCGATGTGAAGCCGCCCTATGGGCGCGTGTACCTCTACAGTAAGCCGGATACGCCGCGCCCAAGCGTATTGGTACTGGCCATGCTGTTTCAATTGAGGCAGGCCTATCCGGACGTCCTGCGCGAGATTTCTGGTGGAACGTCCCCCGCCTGGGGCCTTCCCGCCACCCAGGCGGAGTTGTTCGTTCCGGGCGAATTGGAGGCCACGACGCTCCAATTACGGCAACTGCTTCGCTCGCCAGGCAATGGCGTCCCCAGGTACGGGCGGACAACAAAAAGTGCGGAGAGTGCGGCCCAGCGTTGGATTTCCACCCTCGCTTCGGAACCGGTCATCCAGACGAATTTCTACGGCCCGCCAGGAACGCTGGATACCCTCAGCTACGAGGACCTTTTACTACCTGCCGCCTCGGAGGCAATGAAGAAGAAAATTAAAGGACGAGCGGTATTTATCGGTTACTCGGAATCTGCCCGGCCCGAGCAGCTCGATCACTTCGAATCCTACTTCGCACGCGGCGACGGCGTGCATTTCAGCGGCGTGGAATTGGCCGCCACGGTGTTCGCCAATCTGCTGGACGGTTCGCAACTGCGGCGGGCTCCCACCGCCTTGGCGTTGTTCATCGTCGCGCTGCTCGCCTTTGTCCCGCTGGGGATTAGCTTGTACTGGCCCACGGCCATGGGATTCCTCGCCGCGGCGGGTACGGGTGCCGTGTATCTCGTTGCAGCGCTGGTTTTGTTTAGAGCCCACAATAGTTGGCTTCCCATCGTAATTCCCTTGGGCATCGTAGAACAGCAGCCCTATTCGCCCATCGCTTGCGTGATGAAAAAGCACGCGAATTACTGGGTCGACTCCTTGAGGATCAAGACATAA
- a CDS encoding glycosyltransferase family 2 protein gives MSISVIVITKNEEAAIGRCLESVKWASEIVVLDSGSTDRTVEICRRYTAKVHVSEDWPGFGPQKNRALDLATSDWVLCLDADEWVSDKLRDEIQRAVASPGNEVAFRIPRLSSFCGRYIRHSGWWPDRVIRLFKRGHARFTDLLVHENMNVSGTIGALREPLMHESFTDLEDVLDKMDRYSTASAKMLHAQGKRAGLRSAVLRGLWAFIRTYFLRAGFLDGRHGFMLAVSSAEGTYYRYAKLRMLWATEAGSSKK, from the coding sequence GTGAGCATTTCGGTCATCGTCATCACCAAGAACGAAGAAGCCGCCATTGGCCGCTGCCTTGAGTCCGTCAAGTGGGCCAGTGAAATTGTCGTGCTCGATTCCGGCAGCACCGACCGCACCGTGGAAATCTGCCGCCGGTACACCGCCAAGGTTCATGTCAGCGAGGATTGGCCAGGCTTCGGCCCGCAAAAGAATCGGGCACTCGATTTGGCCACGAGCGATTGGGTGCTTTGCCTTGACGCGGATGAATGGGTAAGCGACAAACTTCGCGATGAAATCCAGAGAGCCGTCGCGTCGCCCGGTAACGAGGTGGCGTTTCGCATACCGCGTCTGTCCAGTTTTTGCGGCCGTTACATCCGCCATTCCGGCTGGTGGCCCGACCGTGTGATCCGTCTGTTCAAACGCGGCCACGCGCGCTTCACCGATTTGCTAGTGCACGAGAACATGAACGTGAGCGGTACGATAGGCGCACTGCGCGAACCCTTGATGCACGAGAGCTTCACCGACCTGGAAGACGTACTGGACAAGATGGACCGTTACTCCACCGCCAGCGCCAAGATGCTCCACGCCCAGGGTAAGCGTGCCGGACTGCGCTCGGCCGTCTTGCGCGGCCTGTGGGCGTTCATCCGAACGTACTTTTTGCGAGCAGGATTTCTGGACGGCCGCCACGGCTTCATGCTGGCCGTATCCAGCGCGGAAGGCACCTACTACCGCTACGCGAAGCTTCGCATGTTGTGGGCGACGGAGGCTGGGTCCTCAAAGAAGTAA
- a CDS encoding tetratricopeptide repeat protein has product MRGGVHLRTAANARAWLVADQPEDIRLAARDQANAIARPLTGQSLVLPAATRRQASTMDVATILALLRRGNIGKAAGELQKLIEADPLDPEPWCLRAMINLHEKDYEPALANAGRALELDPSDPRTAVLASVLRFHAHYLMGDANAALSDIEVAVRVMPDNTRAHLLKAEALGALERIPEARAAYRQALQLDPLSVPANVGLGLLEISQGWVVRGKKLVGKARSQMKAEADIPAIKAALALAELGIAVLGDAETHLAASRQYAAEVLANPGADPLSRIRALTVHAILALGADDLPAADEFVRQALNLAPSNPGLLLLLVDWAHNAKRDEAARHYLALAERISPDLPAVRRFRRSLGVTP; this is encoded by the coding sequence TTGAGGGGCGGCGTTCACCTACGTACCGCCGCCAACGCGCGCGCGTGGCTCGTGGCGGACCAGCCGGAGGATATTCGCCTCGCCGCGCGCGACCAAGCAAATGCCATCGCGCGCCCGTTGACCGGCCAAAGCCTTGTGCTGCCGGCCGCAACGCGCAGGCAGGCGAGCACGATGGACGTCGCCACCATATTGGCTCTGCTGCGCCGCGGGAACATCGGGAAGGCCGCGGGCGAACTACAAAAACTGATTGAAGCGGATCCATTGGATCCGGAACCATGGTGCCTGCGGGCGATGATCAATCTACACGAGAAAGATTATGAACCGGCGCTCGCAAACGCGGGCCGCGCGCTGGAACTGGATCCGAGCGATCCTCGCACAGCGGTGCTCGCCTCGGTCCTGAGGTTTCATGCGCACTATTTGATGGGCGATGCAAACGCGGCTCTGTCCGATATCGAGGTCGCCGTTCGCGTGATGCCGGATAATACGCGCGCGCATCTCCTCAAAGCCGAAGCACTGGGTGCTTTGGAACGAATCCCCGAGGCCCGCGCCGCGTATAGGCAGGCCTTGCAACTCGATCCACTCTCGGTGCCGGCCAACGTGGGTCTTGGATTACTGGAGATCTCCCAAGGTTGGGTGGTAAGGGGGAAAAAGTTGGTGGGGAAGGCGCGCTCGCAGATGAAGGCGGAGGCGGATATCCCGGCCATTAAAGCGGCACTGGCCTTGGCGGAGCTAGGCATCGCAGTGCTCGGGGACGCTGAGACACATCTCGCCGCTTCGCGGCAATATGCCGCCGAGGTGCTGGCCAATCCGGGCGCCGACCCGCTCTCGCGCATCAGGGCATTGACGGTTCACGCAATCCTTGCGTTGGGCGCCGATGATTTGCCAGCCGCGGATGAGTTTGTCCGGCAGGCGTTGAATCTCGCACCGTCCAACCCCGGCCTTCTACTGCTATTAGTGGATTGGGCTCACAACGCTAAGCGCGACGAGGCAGCCCGTCATTATCTCGCCCTGGCGGAGCGAATCTCCCCCGATTTACCCGCTGTCAGAAGGTTTCGCCGTTCTCTGGGCGTTACTCCATGA